Within the Cervus elaphus chromosome 13, mCerEla1.1, whole genome shotgun sequence genome, the region GAAAGGCCGGTGTCCTGACCACCTCTGGATGTCTGGTGTCCATTAATGAGCAAGGGCATAGGGATCTGGGGTCAGTGGCTCTATACGCATCCTAGATACCCCTCATCTCTGCCTCACTAGGAACCTCTGTCAATCCCATCGTTGAGTGTGGCctcctagatggctcagtggtaaagaatccacctaccaattcaggagacacaggagacttgggtttgatccctgggtcaggaagatcccctggaggaggaaatggcaacccactccaatattcttgtttgggaaatcccatagacagatgggcctggtgggctatagtccaggcagttgtgaagagttggacacgactgagcaagtaagcactcAGCATTATTGAGTGAGTGGTAAACTGAGACCCACTGACGGCCCACGAATGGCCCTGGGTTATACAGCCCATGCTCTGTAAGATGGGGGCCAGTGAGAGCCTCCTGCCAAGTGATACTGTGCTTGATCAGCCAGCcacccctctctgccccccaccagAAGACAGGTTGGGAgtgtggtggttcagttgctaagtcatgtctgactctgcaaccccatggactgtagtccaccaggctcctctgtccatgggatttcccaggcaagaatactggagtgggttgccatgtcctttttccagggggtcttcctgacccagggactgcactcacgtctcctgcattggcaggtggattctttaccactgagtcacctgggaagcccatcaggtTGGGAGAATGGGAAGAAATCGAAACTTCCAGTTCACAGCTCACAACCCCCCAGGGCTGCAAGGAGCAAAGACAGGGAGGTACATCTGCAGATGATCTTTATTTCTCATGCTTCTCTGGCCTGAGCGGGGGTTTTGGAGGCTCGACTTGGGGTACATTTTCTCCTGGCTGCTCCCCTTCAGGTCTGGATCCacctggaggaggggaagggggtgccCTTTTTGCCCCTCCAAGCAGAGCCCCAAAAACTGATCCAACAGAGCCCAGGAGGATGTTGGATGATGTGGAGAGTCCAGCTGCCCCTGTGGAAGAGACAGAGGGTGAGCGCAGGAAGGGTCCAGTGGCGAGTGACTGGGACCCCCTCAGAaggcctgaggcccagagatcCCACGTGGATGCCTCCTCTAGGTCCTGAATCCCCCAGGGCTCTGCTTTGGGCAGAGGGAGCTAGAGGCAGCTGAAAGAGCCAGAGAAGGGGGTGAAGAGAGAGAGTCAGCCACAGACCCCAAGAGCGACAGGCTCAGAGGGGAGGGGACCTGCCTAGGCCACTCAGGTGTCAGATTTGGGCAGGGCTAGTCCCAGAGCCCACGCTTCCCTCCTGGCTCCGTCCTAaagaacctgccaatgcaggagatgcgggttcgattcttggtgggaagatccactggagaaggagatggcaacccactctggtattcttgcctgagaaatcccatggacagaggagcctggtgggctactgtccatggggtctgaaaagagtcagacacgacttagcaactaaccaacaacaaagacccagagcccAGCTCTCACAAACCCTGGgctccttcccttcttctctttcccaGGACCGCCTCAGCCCTCCACTCCACTCCTACCTGCAAGGCTCACGCAGGACTCAGGGAGAACAGTGAGGGAGAGACGAAGAACCAGGGACATTGAGGACCACGAAACTGGAGGGGAGGGACCAGCCCTCCCTCAGGCTTAGCCTCGGGGCCGGCCGACTCTAGTGCTGGTCCGACCCTCCTCCCCTctgttccccccgccccccttccGTCCCGGACCCTTACCCACGGACTGGAGAGTGGCCACCAGGCTGCCGGCGGCAACCCCGCCCCCATTGGCCACGGCGGCCGCTGACATCATCTTGGCCGCGATGGAGGAGGCGGCGATTCCAGCCCCGGTGAAGCCCACGGCGCCCAGCACCGCGGGCACAGCCGCCACGGCCAGGGCTGCAGAGAAAGAGGAGCTTTGGGGTCGGGGGCATGGGCTCAGGGGAGTGGACTCCTCCTTAGGAGTCCTTGGCAGTTTCTGGGGACTGTCTGCTCGGAGCAGACGGGAGACAGCCGCTTGGAGAAGGGTCCGAACGTAAAGAAAAACGTGTGGGAAGGGAGTTGCGGAGCCAGTTAGGGACAGCTGTTTAGGGGAGGCACCTATCTGAGTCTCTAACTTGCCGTGTGATAACGGGGAGTCACCACCCCTCCCtgggcttctgtgtgtgtgtgtgtgtgttggggtgaaATAAACCAATAAACCACTGCTGTTTTTAGCAGCAAATACCCTTCCAAATGAAATCTTCTCTACATACTCTTTACATATAAGGACTAGAGGAGCAGCTACGTGGGGGATCGCGGGGTCCTCTTCCTAGGGTGTACCGCTCTCGGTCCCTAAGAATCACCCCAGAGGCTCCAGGAGAGGAGGGGGCGCCCCGTCTCTAAGGCCTCCCATCCATCCCCGGACCGGGACCAGGTGAAGGCCTGGCGATTCGGGGATGCAGGGATGCAGGCATGCAGGCAAGTCACCTCCTCCGATCGCAGCGGCCGCCGCTCGTTcttgggagagaggagagggagagttGGTTGAGGTATTGAGGGAAAGAAGCGAGTCCTCTGGCGCTTGGGGGGTTGGGGTCTGGGAGGGCAGCCCCTGCCCAGGACGCCCGCCTGATGGGAAGGAGAAACTCACTTATCATGGTGACGCCCTCTTCGCTGCAGCTGAGCTCTGGAAATGATTAAGCTCCGGGAGGTGCTGTGCTTGTCCGAAGAACCAATAGGGACGCGGCCGGCCCCTCGCAGCATCTCTGCCCCAATTAGACGCAGGATAGCACATTCTGCTCGCCTGCTCGCCCGCCCCAACCCGCTGGCCATCCCTACGCCCGAGTCTCACTCGCCCGCCCCCCGCCTTCACCACATTGGTCCTTCTCTTCACCCGCCCCTCTCCTCCGGCTCTCTTCTACCCACCGGTggttgccccccgccccccgcccgaaTGGGTTTCTCTCTTGTTTGGTGGCTCCACCAAAGGGAAAAGAACCTTCAAGCACCCGAAAGACATTGCAAGTGGACCGGGGTTCCAAGTGTAACATTTTGCCCCCTGACAGAAGCGTTGTTcgcggcaaaaaaaaaaaaaaaaacacaaacaaacaaacaaaaaaaacacccacaCAGAACGCAAGGAGAAAAATTTAATTTCACTTCCAGACGGAGATACTGGTAGATCTTAGGGCATTTCCTTCCAGTCTGTCTCGCCAAGACCACCCCATTTCCATCACTCTCAGAAGGTGTAACCTCACTTCCAAGTTCCAATCACACTTGCATGCTACTTTGCAAATTACTTATTCAATCTACCGTTTATATTTCCCCAAGctgtttaatgggcttccctggtagctcagctagtaaagaatccgccagcaatgcatgagacctcggttcgattcctgggtggggaagatctcctggagaagggataggctacccactcaagtgttcatggacttccctggtagttcagagggtaaagaatccacctgcaatgcgggagacctgagttccatccctgggttgggaggatcccttggaggagggcatagcaacccactccagtatccttgcctggaaaatccccatggacagaggagcctggcgggctacaggccgtggggtcacaaaaagacacgactgagggactaagcacaaGTTGTTTGATTATTCTTcaactggattttttaaaagttatatttattgaggtgtaatttacaTGAGTAAAACTCAATTGGAGGGGGGGGAGCAGTGTGTTACATGAGACATGCCAGGATTAAGATAagatccctgaccaaggatggagcctgagactcctgcagtggaagggcggagtcttaaccactagactgccagggaaacccccagACTCAACTTTTGAGTGTatatttctatgagtttggacaAACCTTTACAGTTGTGCAACCACCAGCTCAGATACAGAATGTTTTCATCACCAAACCCCCTTGTCCCCAGTTCTCTCATGGTCATTTGCAATCGACTTCTCCCTGACCCCAAGCCCCTGATGTATTTTCTGTCCCTAcgcatttggctttttttttttcataatttcagtGTGATTTTTCACTTGTCATCAGACATTCTGTCCTGGGGGTAAACTATAGTTCGATGCATCAGCCCTGCCCCACACCATTGTTAAGGGTTTAAATTTTTGCTCTATAGCTTATCCTGAAGTGCTTATGTCATGGTGCTCAAATATTGTCTTGGTCAGAAACTATACATTTCTTGTGGCACTTGATACTTTCTTGTTAGGTTACATTCCAAAAGTATTGCTTCAGTTTATACTCCCTCTAAAAGTATGGAAGGGGATCTATTTTTCTCTACTCCTAACCAACAATTagctttgtcatttaaaaaaaaaaaaaaacttttctgatgaaagattaaaaaaaaatcttaaaaaaaaaatctgagagtcctcagatatcaagtaatactgatggaaaatccaggcaggcctcactatatccccttgtgaggttcttaacccagccaccctcctgcctacccccgagggctctctcccctttcactcctgtctaggaaccttggaccactggacaaagccccgagagggattgtcagaagatcctctgatcaatcctgaggaaatctggcaCACTGacggaagcagctttgtcttggatggaaaaagaagagccggatACGCAGTAGTCTCCCATTTTGAGATCACAGAGGCTAAGCCTCTGCCGCCAGCAGTCAAGGTGCCAGGAcgtgactcctggattcactccTCACGAGTCAagctgtggaagaaaacagaagaggatacTCAATACATCTGTCAAGCTAcgacatgcagtgccagttcaacaaagatataaaactacagccaacCACGGAAAATATCAGTCACCCTTAGACGGACACTGCTATAAGGACTCCgaggcctgagactagcaagcgggggaggcccaatgcccctcgccgtcccagttcagcaggaagtagccagagagacctcgacgcccctattcccaaagaattgggcctcccatctcttgaggggggaatgttaggtagttagaatagggataaggagtccaaaatgggggtggctaaaagacaaagaagggaaaagcctgcgaaaatagaacagaggaaggtcaaaggaagatccgaggaccagagtgaggacttcaggtagaacagcgctcctgcctaaagcccaatttgcataggacaggcccgggggaagaaaaagacatataaacagaggagccaaagggttctctctctctctctctctctcccccctctctctctcttcctctccctctcccatgTATGcgtacacacactctctctctctctccctctccctctctcccagtatgctctttctgtctctctctctcctaggcGTGCAtacgctctttctctctctctcctgcacgatggggcgctcttctcttccaGTCTTTGGATCGAagtgccctcacacctcgaagatggattttcctgctatcatctaaataaaatagagctgtaacactgaaaaaaaaaaaaaaggaaaaatgacaacattttaatttaactttcttttttactGCTGATCaggctaaattatttttaaaaattaatcaattagtttatttttggctgtgctggtcttccttgctgcctgagggctttctctagttgcaggggacaggcttctcactgcaagGGCCTCtcccgttgcagagcacaggttctagggcgtgtgggctcagttgttgtggcccatgggcttagttgctctgtggcatgtgggatcttccaggatcagggatcaaacccatgtcccctgcattggcaggaggattcttaaccattaaaccatcagggaaaccccaggCTAAACTACTAGGCTTATACTGTCTTATTTGTGAATAAGGTCTGGTATTCTTGGATGTTTCTTCCATGGACATGTTACATTTTTTCATTACAGATATaggaatttatttatatttaattatcttaATTCTTTCTTAGAGATGTTGCAaagttttgtttccatttcatcattgtctttttttttcaagggaGTAAGGGGACTTTTTTAAACACagaaaagtttttaatatttatgtgaaTATGCCAAtactttaatttattatttttttctttgtacatCTAAAAAAATAGCTGTCCCTGCTAGCTGTCAGATACATCATCACCTGTATTTtgaggaagtgggggtgggggttcttctgtggCTTCACTTTTTAATTCATCTGGAATTTAGTTTGTTCATATAGGGAGTTTTACGTATCTATGTATGTCTTCGCTGATGAGCTCAGATATAAACATCATTTATTATAttccaacatcatttattaaatcatcttccatttcctctttgatttaaaATTCTAACCTTATACTCACAATACATATACTTGTGTATAAACCAGTGTACCTGTTTTGGAATATTCTATTCTGTCCTAATGAGGATCTCTTCTGACAACAATATAACACtgttttaatgtttataaatataatatttgattTCATATCTGTGACCATTTTCACTTAGGTTTAAAACACTTCTGATTCTTCCTACTAATTAGTTCTTCAGATGAaatttacaaatatctttttcaatttcagaattttttttgctattttgatGGAAATtgagctgatttttaaaataaatattcagggagaaatatttttacaaaagcaattttttttatcCAGGAAAATGATAAGTCTTTCTACTTACTCTTTTTCCACATTGCTGGGTAAAAT harbors:
- the LOC122706531 gene encoding interferon alpha-inducible protein 27-like protein 2 → MIKRAAAAAIGGALAVAAVPAVLGAVGFTGAGIAASSIAAKMMSAAAVANGGGVAAGSLVATLQSVGAAGLSTSSNILLGSVGSVFGALLGGAKRAPPSPPPGGSRPEGEQPGENVPQVEPPKPPLRPEKHEK